Proteins co-encoded in one Flavivirga eckloniae genomic window:
- a CDS encoding ABC transporter permease — protein MIRNYLKIAWRSFIKDKSFSAINLLGLATGFAIALLIIQYVRFELSYENTHEKANRIVRLTYDIMDGETISSQDCETNPPLGARLKAELTEVENFTRAYQIGEPTITIEVDNKPFIVEKTYAADPAFFDVFTYPFLYGKKEDAFSKPNQAVLTETAALKYFNRKNVIGETITLPASGMEILLDVVGVIPDSPANTHLKFNMLISYATLLTDPIMQALYGETENNWNGNNTYTYALLGKNASYESFTDKLVGFNKRLRNEKKMLTDRVIGQKIEDIHLYSNKPFEPEPNGSASTVFFLLGVAFLVIISAFVNYINLTTSKALDRAKEVGVRKVVGSTKSQLRVQFLIESLLMNLLAGLCALVIISFVKDHFIEIAGVPDNFNVFTDMFFWGTLGVFLIFGVTFSGTYPALLLSSFKPSLILKGKFSHSFKGVLLRKSLVVFQFTVTIVLLILVFTIKSQLSFLRTMELGVETDNTIIVRAPIQNNSEQRYSVFKQKLLANSSIMNVTLSGAVPGELASQMSTTDGINLSESSEKHNHNFYINTIDENFISVMGMQLLAGTNFDEASTPEKREVIVNEKALKLWNVRDNASVIGKTIKMWDAEWSIKGVLKDYHQESAKTPFVPIIHRFSNSFHGLASVKFHHDKPEKQLAQLEEIYKSVFPEAPFSYFFMDTEFDKQFKADIRFQSVFNILTGFIILIACLGLFGLASFTVLKRKKEIGIRKVVGASIANILVLLSKNFVKTIMLSMLIGTPIAYLLANNWLENFATRIPLNIWLFMIPLLLVMGLVIFSISVKTVNAALVNPVNSLKQE, from the coding sequence ATGATACGAAACTATTTAAAAATCGCATGGAGAAGCTTTATAAAGGACAAAAGCTTTTCTGCTATCAACTTACTAGGGCTTGCAACTGGTTTTGCCATAGCTTTATTGATTATTCAATACGTTAGGTTCGAGCTTAGCTATGAGAATACGCATGAAAAGGCAAATAGAATTGTAAGGCTTACTTACGATATTATGGATGGAGAAACCATAAGTTCGCAAGACTGTGAAACAAACCCTCCTTTAGGAGCCAGGTTAAAAGCAGAATTAACAGAGGTCGAAAATTTTACCAGAGCCTATCAAATTGGAGAGCCCACTATAACTATAGAAGTTGATAATAAACCGTTCATTGTTGAAAAAACGTATGCTGCAGATCCTGCTTTCTTCGACGTATTCACATATCCTTTTTTGTACGGTAAAAAAGAAGATGCTTTTAGCAAACCCAATCAAGCTGTTTTAACAGAGACAGCAGCACTAAAATATTTTAATCGTAAAAATGTGATTGGAGAAACCATCACATTACCTGCATCAGGAATGGAAATTTTATTGGATGTAGTGGGAGTTATTCCAGACAGTCCAGCAAATACGCATTTAAAGTTTAATATGTTGATATCTTATGCCACTTTGCTAACAGACCCAATTATGCAAGCATTGTACGGTGAAACGGAGAATAATTGGAATGGAAACAACACATATACTTATGCTTTACTTGGTAAAAATGCGTCTTATGAAAGTTTTACAGATAAATTGGTAGGATTTAATAAACGCCTTAGGAACGAAAAGAAAATGCTAACAGACCGTGTAATTGGTCAAAAAATAGAAGATATCCATCTATATTCCAATAAGCCTTTCGAGCCAGAACCAAACGGTAGCGCTTCAACCGTGTTCTTCTTATTAGGTGTCGCTTTTTTGGTTATTATTAGTGCTTTTGTTAATTATATTAATTTAACAACATCCAAGGCACTGGACAGAGCTAAAGAAGTAGGTGTTAGAAAAGTTGTAGGCTCCACTAAAAGTCAATTAAGAGTTCAGTTTTTAATAGAATCTTTATTAATGAACCTACTTGCTGGTTTATGTGCTTTAGTTATTATTTCCTTTGTTAAAGATCACTTCATTGAGATAGCAGGAGTTCCTGATAATTTTAACGTCTTTACAGATATGTTTTTCTGGGGTACTCTTGGCGTATTTTTAATTTTTGGAGTAACGTTTTCTGGCACATATCCTGCTTTACTGCTCTCTTCTTTTAAGCCTTCACTTATTTTAAAAGGCAAATTCTCACATTCGTTTAAAGGTGTTTTGTTACGTAAATCTTTGGTTGTATTTCAATTTACAGTTACCATAGTACTGTTAATTTTAGTATTTACTATTAAATCGCAATTGAGTTTTTTAAGAACTATGGAGTTAGGTGTAGAGACAGATAATACGATAATAGTTAGAGCTCCTATACAAAATAATTCTGAACAACGATATAGTGTTTTTAAACAGAAATTATTGGCGAATTCCAGTATCATGAATGTTACTTTGTCTGGGGCTGTACCGGGAGAATTAGCAAGTCAAATGAGTACAACCGATGGTATTAATCTTTCTGAATCTTCCGAGAAGCACAATCATAATTTTTACATCAATACCATTGATGAAAATTTTATCTCCGTAATGGGCATGCAGTTGTTAGCTGGGACAAATTTTGACGAGGCAAGCACTCCTGAAAAAAGAGAAGTTATCGTTAATGAAAAGGCTCTCAAGTTGTGGAATGTTCGGGATAATGCATCAGTCATTGGTAAAACAATAAAGATGTGGGATGCCGAGTGGTCTATCAAAGGCGTCCTTAAAGATTATCATCAAGAATCGGCAAAAACGCCATTCGTACCCATTATCCATCGATTTTCGAACTCTTTTCATGGTTTAGCCAGTGTTAAGTTTCATCATGACAAACCGGAAAAACAGTTAGCCCAATTAGAAGAAATTTATAAATCGGTTTTTCCTGAAGCACCTTTTTCGTATTTTTTTATGGATACCGAATTTGATAAGCAATTTAAAGCAGACATCCGCTTTCAGTCCGTATTTAATATCCTTACTGGTTTTATCATATTAATTGCGTGTCTGGGCCTATTTGGCTTGGCATCTTTCACTGTTTTAAAACGTAAAAAAGAAATAGGAATTCGTAAAGTTGTTGGAGCAAGCATAGCAAATATCTTGGTACTACTATCAAAAAATTTCGTAAAAACAATTATGCTATCTATGCTTATTGGTACTCCCATAGCTTATCTACTGGCCAATAATTGGCTTGAGAACTTTGCAACCAGAATACCCCTAAATATATGGTTATTTATGATCCCTTTATTACTAGTTATGGGGCTTGTTATTTTTTCAATTAGCGTAAAAACAGTTAATGCTGCTTTAGTAAATCCAGTGAATTCGCTTAAACAAGAATAA
- a CDS encoding ABC transporter permease codes for MIRNYLKIAWRNLQQRKVHTAINIFGLTIGFASSMLIYLFISHHLSFDTFHSNSDSIYRLNTEEHINQVYHTATVPPGFAKVFREEFTFADKVAKIVKQEELIIDIGDVKFKQDISFVEEDFFKIFNFPLVNENRNVSISNPNTALITEKKALSLFGKKDVVGETFVLENNKTVKITGVLKDLPKATFLDTEIFIAFQNLKDISRFASSEGWNGTMSSLQCFTRLKPNQNIGAIETALLELPKKYRPKATNRHVYKLQPLSNIHFNKDYGGLNPNFLIIFGAIGLFLIGIASINFINISTAQAFYRSKEIGVRKVLGGLKQQLFWQFLVETFLISLLAALLGTLVTALALPYFNNLFDLQLTFKSLFDIKFFTFFTVLLSVVSFLAGSYPGLLIARITPVLALKGKLNHNDAGGTSTRKILVVTQFSISIILIVATLVISKQITYAINGELGFEKESIVMMDIPPHTKHTTLNTLKERLSNISGVQQISNCFSSPGGAKNAWGSTFQYNNKSESEEFQVSVKAGDIDFIKLFNIPLVTGRSFLKNDQTTEVIVNEKFVEKLDATSVEDVLGKSLELQGHKTTIVGVFRNFHDRKFTKEINPIAVIPNADWYREIAVKIDYSNAKTALTQIDEIWSQTFNDYIFDYRFLDERVAEQYESEQRYLFLSKLFSGLAIFIGCLGIYGLILFFINQRIKEIGIRKVLGSNVRHILALFSIDFVKLILIAGIISTPIAWYIMEQWLQGYVYRTDIKWWYFVVAIMFTLIITVITISYQTVRAALTNPIKSLRTE; via the coding sequence ATGATACGAAACTATTTAAAAATCGCATGGCGGAATTTGCAGCAACGAAAGGTGCATACAGCCATTAATATATTTGGGCTGACCATTGGTTTTGCTAGTAGTATGCTCATTTATCTTTTTATAAGTCATCATTTATCTTTTGACACATTTCATTCTAATTCAGATAGTATTTACCGATTGAACACTGAAGAGCATATCAATCAGGTTTACCATACCGCTACAGTACCTCCAGGTTTTGCAAAAGTGTTTAGAGAAGAATTTACTTTTGCCGATAAAGTAGCCAAAATTGTAAAACAAGAAGAATTAATAATAGATATTGGCGATGTAAAGTTCAAGCAAGATATCTCTTTTGTAGAAGAAGATTTTTTTAAGATTTTCAATTTCCCATTAGTAAACGAAAATCGTAACGTATCTATTTCTAATCCTAATACAGCGCTTATAACAGAAAAAAAGGCATTGAGTTTATTTGGTAAAAAAGATGTTGTAGGAGAAACGTTTGTACTTGAAAATAATAAAACCGTAAAAATTACCGGAGTTTTAAAAGATCTACCTAAAGCCACATTTTTAGATACTGAAATCTTTATAGCCTTCCAGAATCTTAAAGATATTTCAAGGTTTGCATCATCAGAAGGTTGGAATGGTACTATGAGCAGTTTACAATGCTTTACACGCCTTAAACCCAATCAAAATATAGGAGCCATTGAAACCGCGCTTTTAGAGCTTCCTAAAAAATACAGGCCAAAGGCCACAAACAGGCATGTTTACAAATTACAACCCTTGTCTAACATACATTTTAATAAAGATTACGGAGGACTTAACCCTAATTTCTTAATCATTTTTGGCGCCATTGGTTTGTTTTTAATTGGTATAGCATCCATAAATTTCATCAATATCTCAACAGCTCAAGCCTTTTATCGTTCTAAAGAAATAGGCGTACGTAAAGTTTTAGGAGGGCTTAAACAACAATTATTCTGGCAGTTTTTAGTAGAAACCTTTTTAATTAGCCTGCTTGCTGCACTTTTGGGAACTTTAGTCACCGCATTGGCATTACCATATTTCAATAATTTATTTGACTTACAATTAACTTTTAAAAGTCTTTTTGATATTAAATTCTTTACTTTTTTCACTGTTTTGCTAAGTGTAGTATCATTTCTAGCAGGGAGTTACCCTGGGTTGTTAATTGCCCGTATTACCCCTGTATTAGCGCTAAAAGGAAAGTTGAATCATAATGATGCGGGCGGTACTTCTACAAGAAAAATATTGGTAGTCACCCAATTTTCAATATCTATCATACTTATTGTAGCAACTCTGGTAATATCGAAACAAATTACCTATGCCATTAATGGTGAATTAGGCTTTGAGAAAGAGTCTATTGTCATGATGGATATTCCTCCTCATACAAAACACACCACACTAAATACTTTAAAAGAACGCCTAAGTAATATTTCTGGTGTACAACAGATTTCTAACTGTTTTAGTAGTCCTGGCGGGGCAAAAAATGCTTGGGGATCCACATTTCAATATAATAACAAATCAGAATCTGAAGAATTTCAGGTTTCAGTAAAAGCAGGAGATATAGATTTTATAAAACTATTTAATATTCCACTGGTTACTGGCCGTAGTTTCTTAAAAAATGATCAAACCACCGAGGTTATAGTTAACGAGAAATTTGTAGAAAAACTAGACGCTACTTCTGTTGAAGACGTTTTAGGGAAATCATTAGAATTACAAGGACATAAAACAACTATCGTAGGCGTATTTCGAAATTTTCATGATAGAAAATTCACAAAAGAAATAAATCCAATTGCAGTTATTCCTAATGCGGATTGGTATAGAGAGATCGCTGTAAAAATAGATTATTCAAATGCAAAAACTGCATTGACACAAATTGATGAAATATGGTCCCAAACTTTTAATGATTACATTTTTGATTATCGCTTTTTAGACGAACGCGTAGCAGAACAATATGAGTCTGAACAACGCTATCTTTTTCTTTCAAAATTATTTTCAGGGCTGGCTATTTTCATTGGGTGTTTAGGTATTTATGGCTTGATTCTCTTTTTTATAAATCAGCGCATTAAGGAAATAGGAATAAGAAAAGTATTAGGTAGCAATGTAAGGCACATTTTGGCTTTATTTTCCATAGATTTTGTAAAGCTCATTCTAATAGCCGGTATCATTTCTACTCCTATAGCCTGGTACATCATGGAACAATGGTTACAGGGTTATGTTTATAGAACCGACATTAAATGGTGGTATTTTGTAGTGGCCATCATGTTTACCTTAATAATAACTGTAATTACTATTAGCTATCAAACGGTTAGAGCTGCATTAACGAACCCTATTAAAAGTTTACGAACGGAGTAA
- a CDS encoding ABC transporter permease, giving the protein MKSYLLKTGIRNLANKKFLSLAKVLGLVVGFTVFIFLTVKIQYENSYDAFWDDSESIYRVALNIKYQNGEQVQSARNFGGSSELLDLERPEVISHCNFGKDVVTIFNGPKHKIQDVDFVYSDPTFFDVFNRKIIKSESTAVLENIHGVAISESFAKKLFGDEDPINKEITVNEGWKFVVDAVFEDIPSNSHMKIDVIATFKSLFYYLHNFDNTRQVLVDNPNYTFREQNPYLTNRWQTPAEYRSYCYIKLKKGTNIKTIEADVDRLLAKVPLPQNLKDGDMNFIFQPIKDIHLKSNLDHEQGINGDTKQVFFLSIIILVVLFVCLINFINLNTITSMESIKNYAIRIFNGSTYTQIFQLMLAESFLLNILAIVISIPLAYILVSKQLPINIINPSIFLYSAVIVLAIILIAAFMPFFSVVKNGFSSGLKIGGQKISQKWKSQKLLVTMQFSITIILIVCTIGIYKQMQFMTHSELGFNGTQTLFSFTPMTMNGRPDLPNKLSAFRNELESLKGIKSFSTSSSIPGKMAHRINNQVKAANAAEPFPASFSEISIDDAYLKAYDINLIAGERLSFQNNWRSNEMLINQTALQAMGISNPKEALNKLIFIGNNTYKIKGVIEDYHHASLRNAIKPTIYVQNLNWDHGVGFYSFQLSSNDISATVSEITQIWNTLYPKEEFIYNFSDASFASQYERDQKFNQILTYSACLALFISCLGLLGVALFNTKKRIKEIGIRKVSGAKVSQIIMMLNMDFLKWVFIAYIIAVPVSWYAINMWLQDFAYRTTISWWIFGLAGTISIAIALATVSWHSFKAATNNPVKALKDE; this is encoded by the coding sequence ATGAAATCATATCTTTTAAAAACCGGTATTAGAAATTTAGCAAACAAGAAATTTTTGTCTTTAGCAAAAGTTTTAGGGCTTGTGGTTGGATTTACTGTTTTTATATTTTTAACAGTAAAAATTCAATACGAAAACAGCTATGATGCATTTTGGGATGATTCAGAATCGATATACCGCGTCGCATTAAACATAAAATATCAAAATGGAGAGCAAGTACAATCTGCCAGAAACTTTGGAGGATCTTCAGAATTATTAGATTTAGAACGTCCTGAAGTAATAAGCCACTGTAATTTTGGTAAGGATGTCGTTACCATTTTTAATGGTCCGAAACATAAAATACAAGATGTTGATTTTGTGTACAGCGACCCTACTTTTTTCGATGTTTTTAATAGAAAGATTATAAAATCTGAAAGCACAGCTGTGTTAGAAAACATACACGGTGTGGCTATCTCTGAATCATTTGCCAAAAAACTATTTGGAGACGAAGATCCTATAAATAAAGAAATAACAGTAAATGAAGGTTGGAAATTTGTCGTGGATGCCGTTTTTGAGGACATACCAAGTAACAGTCACATGAAAATAGATGTGATAGCAACCTTTAAATCGCTTTTCTATTATTTACACAACTTTGACAATACACGTCAGGTTTTAGTAGACAACCCAAATTACACATTTCGTGAACAAAATCCGTATTTAACAAACAGATGGCAAACACCCGCAGAATATCGTTCATACTGCTATATAAAACTTAAAAAAGGCACCAATATAAAGACTATAGAAGCCGATGTAGACCGCTTGTTAGCTAAAGTGCCTCTACCTCAAAATTTAAAGGATGGGGATATGAATTTTATCTTTCAACCAATAAAGGATATTCATTTAAAATCTAACCTAGATCATGAGCAAGGTATCAATGGAGATACGAAACAAGTCTTTTTTCTATCCATTATTATTCTTGTAGTCTTATTTGTATGCCTAATAAATTTCATCAATTTAAATACTATTACAAGTATGGAAAGTATAAAAAACTATGCCATACGTATATTTAACGGCTCTACTTATACTCAAATATTTCAACTCATGCTGGCAGAAAGTTTTCTGCTTAATATTCTAGCTATAGTTATTTCTATACCTCTTGCCTATATTCTAGTTAGCAAACAGTTGCCTATAAATATTATAAATCCGTCAATATTCTTATACTCAGCTGTTATTGTATTGGCTATAATACTAATTGCTGCTTTCATGCCTTTTTTCTCCGTTGTTAAAAATGGGTTTTCATCTGGATTAAAAATTGGTGGACAAAAAATAAGTCAAAAATGGAAAAGTCAAAAATTACTGGTTACTATGCAATTTTCCATAACCATTATATTAATTGTTTGCACTATAGGAATTTATAAGCAAATGCAGTTTATGACGCATTCAGAGCTAGGATTTAACGGCACTCAGACTCTATTTAGCTTTACACCTATGACCATGAATGGTCGTCCAGATCTTCCTAATAAGTTAAGTGCTTTTAGAAATGAATTAGAGTCATTAAAAGGTATTAAATCTTTTTCTACAAGTTCCAGTATTCCTGGAAAAATGGCACATCGTATAAACAATCAGGTAAAAGCAGCAAACGCTGCCGAGCCCTTTCCGGCATCCTTTAGCGAAATAAGTATCGATGATGCCTATTTAAAAGCCTATGATATTAATTTAATTGCCGGTGAGCGTTTAAGTTTTCAAAACAATTGGAGATCAAACGAGATGTTAATCAATCAAACTGCATTGCAAGCCATGGGTATTTCAAACCCAAAAGAAGCGCTTAACAAATTAATTTTTATAGGAAATAACACTTATAAAATTAAAGGTGTTATAGAAGATTATCATCATGCTTCGTTACGTAATGCTATAAAACCAACTATTTATGTGCAAAATCTAAATTGGGATCATGGCGTAGGGTTTTATTCTTTTCAGCTAAGCTCTAACGATATTTCGGCTACAGTATCCGAAATAACCCAGATCTGGAATACCTTATATCCGAAGGAAGAATTTATCTATAATTTTTCTGATGCCTCCTTTGCTTCCCAATATGAACGTGATCAAAAATTCAATCAAATTTTAACCTATTCGGCATGTCTTGCTTTATTCATTTCATGCCTAGGGTTATTAGGTGTTGCTTTATTTAACACTAAAAAACGTATCAAAGAAATAGGTATTAGAAAAGTTAGTGGTGCTAAAGTGAGTCAGATAATCATGATGCTCAATATGGATTTTCTAAAATGGGTTTTCATCGCTTATATCATAGCTGTTCCTGTTTCTTGGTACGCTATTAACATGTGGTTGCAAGATTTTGCATATAGAACAACCATTAGCTGGTGGATTTTTGGTTTAGCAGGTACTATTTCTATTGCTATTGCCCTAGCTACTGTAAGTTGGCATAGTTTTAAAGCTGCTACTAATAACCCCGTTAAGGCTCTTAAGGACGAATAA
- a CDS encoding ABC transporter permease, translated as MIRNYFKIAWRNLVKNRGFTFINIFGLSIGVAACILISIYISHESSYDKDVLNSENIYRITGTYIEDGRSETGIHCSANTARTILADFEEVENSGRLMANGLFYGAGSNDIRFDGEDTQHYEEGFTYADPSMIDIMDIQMVFGNAKTALSEPKTIVISETMANKYFQGSNPVGRAMYLNGNNKDPYKITGVMKPFASNSHLKYDFLITLSGVEFGEGEQNRWFQTNYFTYLVLKPGTDVANFEKKMSNRLIHKYIKPALLSAGFSMGDTLEDKLSMYLQPLTHINLHSAHINFESSSRNDIKIIWIFGIVALFILVIASINFINLSTAKSANRAKEVGLRKVVGSTRTQLIGQFLAESILISLIAFIIGTALSVVLMPLFRNMSGIDLVIPWSSFGFMPSIILFALAVGVLAGLYPSFYLSNFNPINVLKGKLSSGSKSSGLRSSLVVFQFTISIILIIGTLIVNQQMNFILNSKVGFEKDQVVQIYSTNILNNRVETFKEELKKLPGVNNVSISDYLPIEGTKRNGTGFVNEDKEGIDETVSGQAWVIDEDYLETLGMNLVAGRNFIAGRSSDEKAIIINQAMAEELRLEAPIGKRISRYDDSVSYEIIGVVEDFNFNTMKETVQPLCLFTGISPTITSVKLRTTDVATTLASIEAKWNEFVPNMAFRYEFMDASFAKMYNNVSRIKAIFTSFAILAILVACLGLLALSAYMVEQRNKEMSIRKVLGASVQTIFKLLTKNFLVLVIIALIVAIPVSYYVMQNWLQDYQYRIDMSWSVFFVAGIIAVTIALITVSFHAVKSALINPAESLRSE; from the coding sequence ATGATTAGAAACTATTTTAAAATCGCTTGGAGAAACCTCGTTAAAAACAGGGGATTCACATTCATCAATATTTTTGGATTAAGTATTGGTGTTGCAGCTTGTATCTTAATTTCGATTTACATTTCCCATGAAAGCAGTTACGATAAAGATGTATTAAACTCCGAAAACATATACAGAATAACCGGAACGTATATTGAAGACGGACGGTCTGAAACAGGAATTCATTGTTCTGCCAATACAGCCCGAACCATATTAGCAGATTTTGAAGAAGTTGAAAATTCTGGAAGACTAATGGCTAATGGGCTTTTTTACGGAGCTGGAAGTAATGATATACGCTTCGACGGCGAAGACACACAGCATTATGAAGAAGGATTTACTTATGCCGACCCTTCGATGATTGATATTATGGATATCCAAATGGTTTTTGGAAATGCTAAAACTGCACTTTCAGAGCCAAAAACCATTGTTATTTCTGAAACTATGGCCAATAAATACTTTCAGGGTAGCAATCCGGTTGGGAGAGCCATGTATTTAAATGGAAATAATAAGGACCCATATAAGATTACAGGAGTTATGAAACCTTTTGCCAGTAACTCACATTTAAAATATGATTTTTTAATCACGTTATCGGGTGTAGAATTTGGAGAAGGCGAACAAAACAGATGGTTTCAAACTAATTACTTTACCTATCTCGTCTTAAAACCTGGTACAGATGTAGCAAATTTCGAAAAAAAGATGTCGAATAGGCTCATTCATAAATATATAAAACCGGCGCTCCTTTCTGCTGGTTTCTCTATGGGTGACACTTTGGAAGATAAACTCAGTATGTATTTACAACCCCTAACCCATATTAATTTACACTCTGCCCACATTAATTTTGAATCGAGCTCCAGAAACGACATAAAAATTATTTGGATTTTTGGTATCGTGGCATTGTTTATCCTCGTTATTGCAAGTATTAACTTTATAAACCTTTCTACTGCTAAATCGGCCAATAGAGCTAAAGAAGTCGGGTTAAGAAAAGTAGTAGGTTCTACACGTACACAACTTATTGGCCAATTTTTAGCCGAATCCATACTCATTTCGCTAATCGCCTTTATTATAGGTACCGCCTTATCTGTTGTTTTAATGCCGCTTTTTAGAAATATGTCGGGTATCGATTTGGTAATACCATGGTCTAGCTTTGGTTTTATGCCCTCTATTATTTTGTTTGCCCTTGCAGTTGGTGTATTAGCTGGACTTTACCCTTCCTTCTACCTTTCAAACTTTAATCCTATTAATGTGCTTAAAGGTAAACTTAGTTCTGGAAGTAAATCGAGCGGACTAAGAAGTAGCCTGGTTGTTTTTCAATTTACAATATCTATTATTTTAATTATTGGAACATTAATAGTAAACCAACAAATGAATTTTATTTTAAACTCTAAAGTGGGGTTTGAAAAAGATCAGGTGGTTCAAATTTATAGTACCAATATACTCAATAACCGTGTTGAAACCTTTAAAGAAGAACTCAAAAAATTACCAGGGGTAAACAATGTCTCTATTAGCGATTATTTACCTATTGAAGGTACCAAACGAAACGGAACCGGTTTTGTAAACGAGGATAAAGAAGGTATTGATGAAACGGTTAGTGGGCAAGCCTGGGTTATCGATGAAGATTATCTGGAAACCCTGGGTATGAATTTAGTAGCAGGTCGCAACTTTATAGCTGGTCGAAGTTCTGATGAAAAAGCGATCATAATAAATCAAGCCATGGCTGAAGAATTGCGTTTAGAAGCCCCCATCGGGAAACGCATTTCCAGATATGATGATAGTGTTTCTTATGAAATTATTGGCGTAGTTGAAGATTTTAATTTTAATACGATGAAGGAAACCGTACAACCGCTTTGTCTTTTTACTGGTATTAGTCCTACCATTACTTCGGTTAAACTACGTACAACAGACGTAGCTACTACATTGGCATCTATAGAAGCTAAATGGAATGAATTTGTTCCTAATATGGCCTTTCGTTACGAGTTTATGGATGCTTCTTTTGCAAAAATGTATAATAATGTAAGTAGAATAAAAGCCATTTTCACCTCCTTTGCCATACTGGCCATATTGGTAGCCTGTCTGGGATTATTGGCGCTTTCGGCATACATGGTCGAGCAACGTAATAAAGAAATGAGCATTCGAAAAGTACTCGGAGCTTCGGTACAAACCATTTTTAAATTGCTCACAAAAAACTTTTTGGTTTTAGTTATAATAGCATTAATCGTAGCCATTCCTGTTTCTTATTATGTCATGCAAAACTGGTTACAAGACTATCAATACAGAATCGATATGTCTTGGTCGGTATTTTTTGTTGCAGGTATTATAGCTGTTACTATTGCTTTAATAACAGTGAGCTTTCATGCTGTTAAATCTGCTTTAATTAATCCGGCGGAAAGCTTACGATCCGAATAA